The following coding sequences lie in one Yoonia sp. G8-12 genomic window:
- a CDS encoding AMP-binding protein has translation MTIFTSPFNDVPTTGLTITQRVFRGLENRPDEVVLTDGPSGRSMTAAEFMDQVKRMAGGLAAAGFGAGHTIAIMAPNIPEYCVVFHAVAWGGGTVTTLNPTYTANEVAHQMADAGAELLITIPDFLETAKEGAGDTPVIAIGTAEYAALFGDPITAQVPVDLGDFTVVLPYSSGTTGLPKGVMLSHRNLVINLDQTIVAADFQAGEVTAAFLPFFHIYGMTVLMNVHLGGGGALVTMPRFDLPLFLQISQDHKAQRMWVVPPVALALAKHPLVDDYDLSALEEVFIAAAPSGPELSDAIAARLGCKALQGYGMTELSPVSHVVPRTAPKSGAAGVTAPNTSCRIVDIETGQDLPAGAEGELWVKGPQVMQGYLNNAKATAESITEDGWLRTGDIAKIDEDGYMFITDRLKELIKYKGFQVAPAELEATLVAMEGIIDAAVVGLPDDEAGELPVAFVVTGDPAPDEAAIKAHIDKQLSHYKQLHHIYFVDEIPKSASGKILRRFLRDRLNG, from the coding sequence GCCCCGATGAGGTAGTGCTGACAGACGGCCCCAGCGGGCGCAGCATGACCGCCGCCGAATTCATGGATCAGGTCAAACGCATGGCGGGTGGATTGGCCGCAGCGGGATTTGGCGCGGGCCACACCATTGCCATCATGGCCCCCAATATCCCCGAATACTGCGTCGTCTTTCATGCGGTCGCATGGGGTGGCGGGACGGTCACAACGCTCAACCCGACCTATACCGCCAACGAAGTCGCCCATCAGATGGCCGATGCGGGCGCGGAACTTCTCATCACGATTCCCGACTTTCTGGAAACTGCCAAAGAAGGCGCAGGAGACACCCCCGTCATTGCAATTGGGACTGCAGAATACGCGGCCCTCTTTGGCGATCCGATCACCGCGCAGGTCCCTGTTGATCTAGGTGATTTTACAGTCGTCCTGCCCTATTCTTCCGGCACCACGGGCCTTCCTAAAGGCGTCATGCTCTCGCATCGCAACCTCGTGATCAATCTGGATCAAACCATCGTTGCAGCAGACTTTCAGGCAGGCGAGGTCACAGCGGCCTTCCTGCCGTTCTTTCATATTTACGGTATGACGGTCTTGATGAACGTCCACCTTGGCGGCGGCGGCGCCTTGGTGACGATGCCACGCTTTGATCTGCCGCTTTTTTTACAGATCAGTCAGGATCACAAAGCGCAACGCATGTGGGTGGTGCCCCCAGTCGCGCTCGCGCTGGCCAAACATCCGCTGGTGGATGATTACGATCTGTCAGCCCTCGAAGAGGTCTTTATCGCTGCCGCCCCTTCCGGCCCTGAACTGTCAGATGCGATTGCCGCACGGCTGGGCTGCAAGGCACTGCAAGGGTACGGTATGACCGAACTTAGCCCCGTATCCCATGTGGTCCCGCGCACCGCACCTAAATCCGGCGCGGCGGGCGTAACCGCGCCGAATACGTCTTGCAGGATTGTAGATATTGAAACCGGCCAAGATCTGCCCGCAGGTGCAGAGGGCGAACTCTGGGTCAAAGGCCCGCAAGTCATGCAAGGCTATCTCAACAATGCGAAAGCCACCGCCGAGAGCATCACCGAAGATGGCTGGCTGCGCACCGGTGATATCGCGAAAATCGACGAAGACGGCTATATGTTCATCACGGACCGCCTCAAAGAACTGATCAAATATAAGGGCTTTCAGGTTGCTCCGGCTGAACTTGAGGCCACCTTGGTCGCGATGGAGGGCATCATTGATGCCGCTGTTGTAGGGCTGCCTGATGACGAAGCCGGTGAGCTGCCCGTGGCCTTTGTCGTTACTGGCGATCCAGCCCCGGATGAAGCGGCCATCAAAGCGCACATCGACAAGCAACTCTCCCACTACAAGCAGCTCCATCACATCTATTTCGTGGATGAAATTCCCAAGTCCGCGTCAGGCAAAATCCTGCGGCGTTTCCTGCGCGACAGATTGAACGGGTGA